One stretch of Arachis hypogaea cultivar Tifrunner chromosome 20, arahy.Tifrunner.gnm2.J5K5, whole genome shotgun sequence DNA includes these proteins:
- the LOC112783763 gene encoding uncharacterized protein, which translates to MIPKSVPRTPFHRKTPHRPLPPPFPPPPPPDPKDSAILIRFRHKDWLTPKEATALANSLTNPSSALTLLSLYSSRKDYLPTETFSISIITNFSRANLPHALQGFIEALDLSGFSDDFFFALIKHYAHSFNRIDKAVNTLFAMPTKFKCLPSTRTFNFVLNVLVSSRFYEVAHEVYAAAPRLGVEVDACCLNILIKGLCGCGKLEDAFKVFDEFPQLGCEPNVRTFATLMHGLCEKGDVDGAFGLLERMENCGVGADVVVFNVLISGLRKQGRVDEAKQVLERLMMEKGCDPNGGSYQEVVYGLLDNERFKEAKEIMERMVLMGFGPSFMSYKVLVKGMSEKGVVGEVDWAVRQMMKQRFVPKMGMWKQIVRCVVSQDSRSSTCAYLDSVLEG; encoded by the coding sequence ATGATCCCAAAATCCGTTCCGCGCACACCATTCCACCGTAAAACCCCTCACCGTCCTCTTCCACCCCCCTTTCCACCACCGCCACCACCGGACCCTAAGGACTCCGCCATCCTCATCCGCTTCCGCCACAAGGACTGGCTCACGCCGAAGGAAGCCACCGCCCTGGCCAACTCCCTCACAAACCCTTCTTCTGCCCTCACCCTTCTCTCCCTCTACTCTTCCCGCAAGGACTACCTTCCCACCGAGACCTTCTCCATTTCTATTATCACCAATTTCTCACGCGCTAACCTCCCTCACGCGCTCCAAGGCTTCATCGAAGCCCTCGACCTCTCTGGATTCTCCGACGACTTCTTCTTCGCCCTAATTAAGCATTACGCTCACTCCTTCAACCGTATTGACAAGGCTGTCAACACGCTCTTCGCCAtgcccacaaaattcaagtgCTTGCCCAGCACCAGAACTTTTAATTTTGTCCTTAATGTTTTGGTTTCATCACGGTTCTATGAAGTTGCACATGAGGTTTATGCGGCGGCTCCAAGGCTGGGGGTTGAGGTGGATGCTTGTTGCCTGAACATTCTGATCAAGGGGTTGTGTGGTTGTGGCAAATTGGAGGATGCCTTCAAGGTATTTGATGAATTTCCCCAACTAGGGTGTGAGCCAAATGTGAGGACTTTTGCTACTTTGATGCATGGGTTGTGCGAAAAAGGGGATGTGGATGGTGCTTTTGGGTTGTTGGAGAGAATGGAAAATTGTGGGGTTGGTGCTGACGTCGTGGTTTTCAATGTGCTGATTTCGGGGTTGAGGAAGCAAGGGAGGGTCGACGAGGCAAAGCAGGTGTTGGAGAGATTGATGATGGAAAAAGGATGTGATCCCAATGGAGGGTCTTATCAAGAAGTGGTGTATGGGTTGCTTGATAATGAGAGATTTAAGGAAGCCAAAGAGATCATGGAGAGAATGGTGTTGATGGGGTTTGGTCCTAGTTTCATGTCTTATAAAGTTCTTGTGAAGGGTATGAGTGAGAAGGGTGTGGTTGGGGAGGTCGATTGGGCTGTAAGGCAGATGATGAAGCAGCGATTTGTGCCAAAGATGGGAATGTGGAAGCAGATTGTGAGGTGTGTGGTTTCTCAAGATAGTAGAAGTTCCACTTGTGCTTATCTTGATAGTGTTTTGGAAGGATAA
- the LOC112785505 gene encoding F-box protein At2g35280-like has product MAGSSQKDRKKVDVSIQHECPLNLLPREIWSMIATMVASNLIEDLFNMQMTCKVFLGAASSDAVYKHATMSYKPLVHFLVYLDRPERRFLDRCVEVGNVDAILRQGFMEYFRFGRCDKGMELFARASTEGSVEACYLCATLLLCDHEDEEEVQTGVQMMEVIRISGQLESCSKFFRDIFNDFMVFFKMFASE; this is encoded by the coding sequence ATGGCCGGAAGTTCCCAGAAGgacagaaagaaagtggacgtatcCATTCAGCACGAATGTCCACTGAATCTTCTTCCTCGCGAAATATGGTCGATGATTGCCACGATGGTTGCATCGAATTTGATTGAGGATCTGTTCAATATGCAGATGACGTGTAAGGTGTTCTTGGGTGCGGCGAGTTCAGACGCTGTATACAAGCATGCGACGATGTCGTATAAACCGTTAGTGCACTTTTTAGTTTACCTCGACCGCCCTGAAAGGAGATTCCTTGATCGCTGCGTGGAAGTAGGAAATGTGGATGCCATACTCCGGCAGGGGTTCATGGAGTATTTCCGGTTTGGCCGCTGTGACAAAGGGATGGAACTGTTTGCTAGGGCTTCAACGGAGGGTAGCGTCGAAGCATGTTACCTGTGTGCCACATTGCTACTGTGTGATcacgaagacgaagaagaagtgCAAACGGGTGTTCAAATGATGGAGGTTATCCGTATTTCTGGGCAGCTCGAGAGCTGCAGCAAGTTCTTTAGGGACATTTTCAACGATTTCATGGTGTTCTTCAAAATGTTTGCATCTGAATGA